In Azotosporobacter soli, a genomic segment contains:
- a CDS encoding polysaccharide deacetylase family protein codes for MVERRKKRGLLLLGGLLLLGVLVLFGSSLIDRYSGVPVLNYHGIEDHEHNPLMLGVADFDRQMAYLAQEGYHSITPKQLLAHLEQGAELPSKPILITFDDGYRNNYDNAYPILKKYGLTATIFLVTDTVGTNDWYLNWQQVEEMRKAGFVFGSHTLNHVPLNDLSQDEIRFQLTKSKEGMQWKLDVPIDYFAYPTGAYNETVGELVREAGYKAAFTIDFGRVKVGDNPYALDRIPILKTKSPFYHFYTRLNFTTLMGKAKLAKEWVLGPSTLTL; via the coding sequence GCTTGCTGCTCCTGGGGGTACTGGTTTTGTTCGGCAGCAGTCTGATCGACCGTTACAGTGGAGTCCCAGTCTTGAATTATCATGGCATCGAAGACCATGAGCATAATCCGCTGATGTTGGGCGTGGCCGATTTTGACCGGCAGATGGCCTATTTGGCGCAAGAGGGTTATCATTCGATTACGCCGAAGCAGCTTTTGGCGCATCTCGAACAGGGAGCGGAATTGCCGTCAAAGCCAATCCTGATCACTTTTGACGATGGTTACCGCAACAATTACGATAATGCATACCCGATTTTAAAGAAATATGGCCTGACGGCGACGATCTTTCTCGTGACCGATACGGTCGGGACGAACGATTGGTATCTGAACTGGCAGCAGGTGGAAGAAATGCGCAAAGCCGGTTTTGTCTTCGGCTCGCACACGCTGAACCACGTGCCGCTCAACGATTTGTCGCAAGATGAGATTCGCTTCCAATTGACGAAGTCAAAAGAAGGCATGCAGTGGAAACTTGATGTTCCGATCGATTACTTCGCCTATCCGACCGGCGCATATAATGAGACGGTCGGCGAACTGGTACGGGAAGCGGGCTATAAGGCGGCGTTCACGATCGATTTCGGCCGCGTCAAGGTCGGCGACAATCCGTATGCGCTGGATCGCATCCCGATCCTCAAGACGAAAAGCCCGTTTTATCATTTCTATACGCGGCTCAACTTTACCACGCTGATGGGGAAAGCCAAGCTGGCCAAGGAATGGGTGCTTGGTCCGAGCACATTGACGTTGTAA
- a CDS encoding diguanylate cyclase — translation MSFERLLRNLLFLCFGLFLCLPSAKAQPPQSVQTFEIWQDSSGAADWSQIAAQPFAPLTQDTLSLGISDRVYWLRFRVNEPLSETRQILQLANGNIDRIDVYLPAKTPGQYRYFAVGNDRPAENREIFSNTWAFYLYPSSDYVYLRLSSTSALRLPVLVWQEAAFWQKINQDYLVFGLFYGILLTAGLFYLFIYRALHDKAHLYYCLYVAGMFLYQLQVQGHARLLFNYPYHAGNFFFWLLLSGTFIASLLFAEAFLHLNNSHQRWKNWLRFLIGLAVLQGAFGIAAWNIAANQLAHLLGLIGPLSMITLALFRLRQGFRAARFYLAAWLILFCGILIWILSAYLPLPAFSSIILVPATAAEILLLALALADRLRLLQEKQRLLQERMRHFQQLSLTDALTGLQNKRSFQSHLQECISFAHKNDAPLALLILDLDNFKHYNDTYGHWEGDHVLASLGQTLTFLLRDSDSAFRYGGEEFIALLPGATQEQALQIAERIRRQFAAQAFRPNPDVVVNVTLSIGIAALQKKESAAEFFKRTDDALYRAKNSGRNRSICA, via the coding sequence TTGTCATTCGAACGCTTATTGCGCAATCTTCTCTTCCTTTGCTTCGGCCTCTTCCTTTGCCTGCCGTCGGCAAAGGCCCAGCCGCCGCAAAGCGTGCAGACCTTTGAAATCTGGCAGGATTCGAGCGGCGCTGCCGACTGGTCACAGATCGCCGCTCAGCCGTTTGCGCCTTTAACGCAGGACACGCTTTCGCTCGGCATTTCCGATCGCGTATATTGGCTGCGCTTCCGTGTAAACGAACCCCTCAGCGAGACGCGGCAGATCCTCCAGCTCGCCAACGGCAACATCGACCGCATCGATGTCTATCTGCCCGCAAAGACACCCGGCCAATACCGTTATTTCGCGGTCGGCAACGACCGCCCCGCCGAAAACAGGGAGATTTTCTCTAACACCTGGGCCTTTTATCTCTATCCGAGCAGCGACTACGTCTATCTGCGTCTTTCCAGCACTTCGGCGTTGCGTCTTCCTGTCCTCGTCTGGCAAGAGGCCGCCTTTTGGCAAAAGATCAATCAAGATTACCTCGTCTTCGGCCTTTTTTACGGCATCTTGCTGACGGCCGGTCTCTTTTATCTTTTCATTTATCGCGCGCTGCACGATAAGGCGCATCTTTATTACTGCCTCTATGTCGCAGGCATGTTCCTCTACCAATTGCAGGTGCAGGGCCACGCCCGCCTCCTCTTTAACTATCCGTACCATGCAGGCAATTTTTTCTTTTGGCTCTTGCTCTCCGGCACCTTCATTGCCTCGCTCCTCTTTGCTGAAGCGTTCCTGCACCTGAACAACAGCCACCAACGCTGGAAAAACTGGCTGCGCTTTCTGATCGGCCTGGCTGTGCTGCAAGGCGCGTTCGGCATCGCCGCCTGGAACATCGCCGCGAACCAGCTCGCACATCTGCTTGGTCTTATCGGCCCGCTCAGCATGATCACGCTGGCTCTCTTCCGTCTGCGCCAGGGTTTTCGCGCCGCTCGTTTCTACTTGGCCGCCTGGCTCATCTTATTTTGCGGCATCCTGATTTGGATTCTTTCGGCTTATCTGCCTTTGCCCGCTTTTTCCTCAATCATCCTCGTGCCTGCGACCGCGGCCGAGATTCTTTTGCTCGCGCTCGCGCTGGCCGACCGGCTGCGCCTGCTCCAGGAAAAACAGCGTCTGCTGCAAGAACGCATGCGTCATTTCCAGCAGCTCAGCCTGACCGACGCATTGACCGGCTTACAGAACAAGCGCAGCTTCCAAAGCCATTTGCAAGAATGCATCTCCTTTGCGCACAAAAATGATGCGCCGCTTGCTCTTTTGATCCTCGACCTCGACAACTTCAAGCATTACAACGACACGTACGGTCACTGGGAGGGCGACCATGTTCTGGCAAGCTTGGGGCAAACCTTGACGTTTCTCTTACGCGACAGCGACAGTGCTTTTCGTTACGGCGGCGAGGAATTCATCGCGCTCTTGCCCGGCGCTACGCAGGAACAGGCGCTACAGATCGCCGAACGCATCCGTCGCCAATTTGCCGCACAGGCGTTTCGTCCGAATCCCGACGTTGTCGTCAACGTCACGTTAAGCATCGGTATCGCCGCTCTGCAGAAAAAGGAAAGCGCCGCCGAATTTTTCAAACGGACCGACGATGCGCTCTATCGGGCAAAGAATTCCGGACGCAACCGCAGCATTTGTGCCTGA
- the metA gene encoding homoserine O-acetyltransferase MetA, with the protein MPIKIPNHLPAAATLEKENVFVMEEGRAYAQDIRPLRILLLNLMPTKIATETQLLRLLSNSPLQVEVDFLYTATYAPTNTPQEHLVKFYETFADVRHRKYDGMIITGAPVEQMPFEDVAYWDELCQIMAWSKKNVYSTLHICWGAQAGLHYHYGIPKHALPQKMFGVFAHTKNFTKQDKLFRGFDDVFYVPHSRHTEVRRCDIEKIPQLDILSESETSGVYAVADLKQRRFFITGHSEYDPLTLKGEYDRDAALGLPIAVPQNYYPGDDPGQTPMVLWRSSANLMFANWLNYYVYQETPYDLSVWEGNGSGPSGLDGDGI; encoded by the coding sequence GTGCCCATTAAGATTCCGAATCACCTTCCGGCGGCCGCTACGCTGGAAAAAGAGAACGTCTTTGTCATGGAAGAAGGCCGCGCCTATGCGCAGGACATCCGTCCGCTGCGCATCTTGCTGCTTAACCTGATGCCGACAAAGATCGCAACGGAAACCCAATTGCTCCGCCTGCTCAGCAATTCGCCGCTGCAGGTCGAAGTCGATTTTCTCTACACGGCGACCTATGCGCCGACCAACACGCCGCAGGAACATCTGGTCAAGTTTTATGAGACGTTCGCCGACGTCAGGCACCGCAAATACGACGGCATGATCATCACCGGAGCGCCGGTCGAGCAGATGCCGTTCGAGGACGTCGCCTACTGGGATGAACTTTGCCAGATCATGGCCTGGAGCAAAAAAAACGTCTATTCGACGCTCCATATCTGCTGGGGCGCACAGGCCGGGCTGCATTACCACTACGGCATCCCCAAACACGCTTTGCCGCAAAAGATGTTCGGCGTATTTGCGCACACTAAGAATTTCACCAAGCAGGACAAGCTGTTTCGCGGCTTTGACGATGTCTTTTACGTGCCGCATTCGCGTCACACCGAAGTCCGGCGCTGCGACATCGAAAAGATCCCGCAGCTCGACATCTTATCCGAATCGGAAACGTCCGGCGTATATGCGGTCGCCGATTTAAAGCAGCGTCGCTTCTTCATCACCGGCCACTCCGAATACGATCCGTTGACGCTGAAAGGCGAATACGACCGCGACGCGGCTCTCGGCCTGCCGATCGCCGTGCCGCAGAACTATTATCCGGGCGACGATCCCGGCCAGACGCCGATGGTCCTCTGGCGCAGCAGCGCCAATCTGATGTTCGCCAACTGGCTGAACTATTATGTCTATCAGGAAACACCCTATGACTTATCGGTCTGGGAAGGAAACGGCAGCGGTCCCTCCGGCTTGGACGGCGACGGCATTTAA
- a CDS encoding FIST N-terminal domain-containing protein, whose translation MRTLNLLYQTTDALREYVLENKMAENGEQCLVQIFSGINDAVLIASLIKELRGLLPNAHILAATTAGEIIDCRTESSSIVLSFSLFEKTVLRSALMEGDDSFALGKALAEQLVSDDSKVLLLFGNSLTINGSEMLEGVAEAGVHFVVAGGFAGNNGFYTNTFVCCNEQLSYTGLAGVSLSGAALEVITERNFGWQPIGKTMTVTKAKKNRVYTLDGQPTQAVYEKYLGQEVARYLPGSATEFPLLLLDDMVARCPLAMPEERDGSLYFIGNVPEGARVAFSCGNAEQIIRRSNEMFDDWADKRLEAIFIYSCTARYMFMQQRVAEEWQAFRGIAMAGFFTYGEYFQTPRKKNVLLNITTTILGLSEHGICTRPREAPPEYVSGFSADNFVDGKKNMVVTMLNNLLTAVVKDLEESNARLAEKNQRLEAQAEKLRESQEAMIQREKAVSLGHLMAGIAHNLKTPLMSSSGGLSLIRKLVGQLACFPGNLGLVKEIESWIGEIYESLRYISDVINTVNGYVVNPSKAQYDYEIDLPDVARRVGILLQHELKQKKCRLDLVMDSEVNRVRLRSHENDLIQVLTVLVNNAGDAYKGKGGAVKVLMAIKWSRLVIRVEDEGCGISPEVAAKLFREMITTKGKHGTGLGLYTTYSIIRGRFHGSISFATSKNGTQFTLELPLAEERG comes from the coding sequence ATGAGAACTTTGAACTTGCTCTATCAAACGACGGATGCGCTGCGCGAGTATGTACTGGAAAACAAGATGGCGGAAAACGGGGAACAGTGCCTGGTGCAGATTTTCAGCGGCATCAATGACGCCGTGCTGATCGCGTCGCTGATCAAAGAGCTGAGAGGCTTGCTGCCGAACGCGCATATCCTTGCAGCGACGACGGCCGGGGAAATCATCGACTGCCGCACGGAGTCCTCTTCCATCGTCCTTTCTTTCAGTCTCTTTGAAAAGACGGTGCTTCGCTCGGCGCTAATGGAAGGCGACGACTCGTTCGCGCTGGGCAAAGCACTGGCGGAGCAATTGGTGAGCGATGACAGCAAGGTGTTGCTGCTCTTTGGCAATTCGCTGACGATCAACGGCAGCGAGATGCTGGAAGGCGTGGCAGAAGCCGGCGTGCATTTCGTCGTGGCCGGCGGTTTTGCCGGCAACAACGGCTTCTATACCAATACCTTTGTCTGCTGCAATGAACAGCTCAGCTACACCGGCCTGGCGGGCGTCTCTCTGAGCGGTGCGGCGCTTGAGGTCATCACGGAACGGAATTTCGGCTGGCAGCCGATCGGCAAGACGATGACGGTCACCAAGGCGAAGAAAAATCGCGTCTATACGCTCGATGGCCAGCCGACGCAGGCCGTTTATGAAAAATATCTCGGTCAGGAAGTGGCGCGCTACCTGCCGGGCAGCGCGACCGAGTTTCCGCTCTTGCTGCTTGATGACATGGTGGCGCGTTGCCCGCTGGCCATGCCGGAAGAGCGCGACGGCTCGCTGTATTTCATCGGCAATGTGCCGGAAGGGGCGAGAGTGGCTTTTTCCTGCGGCAACGCCGAGCAGATCATCCGCCGCTCGAATGAAATGTTTGACGATTGGGCCGACAAAAGACTGGAGGCGATCTTCATCTATTCCTGCACCGCGCGCTATATGTTCATGCAGCAGCGGGTAGCCGAGGAGTGGCAGGCGTTTCGCGGCATCGCGATGGCGGGTTTTTTCACCTATGGCGAATATTTTCAGACGCCGCGCAAGAAGAACGTCCTCTTGAATATCACGACGACGATTCTGGGCCTGTCGGAACATGGGATCTGCACCCGACCGCGCGAGGCGCCGCCCGAATACGTCAGCGGTTTTTCGGCCGATAACTTCGTGGACGGCAAGAAGAATATGGTCGTGACGATGCTCAACAATCTGCTTACCGCGGTCGTGAAAGATCTCGAAGAGTCGAACGCCAGACTGGCGGAAAAGAACCAGCGGCTCGAAGCGCAGGCTGAAAAGCTCAGAGAGTCGCAGGAAGCGATGATCCAGCGTGAAAAAGCGGTCAGCCTGGGGCATCTGATGGCCGGGATCGCGCATAATCTGAAGACGCCGCTGATGAGCAGTTCCGGCGGTCTCTCACTGATCCGAAAGCTCGTCGGCCAGCTGGCCTGCTTCCCCGGAAATCTGGGACTGGTCAAGGAAATCGAGAGCTGGATCGGCGAAATTTACGAAAGCCTGCGCTACATTTCCGACGTGATTAACACGGTCAACGGTTATGTGGTCAATCCTTCCAAAGCGCAGTACGACTACGAGATCGATTTGCCGGACGTGGCCAGACGGGTCGGCATCTTGCTGCAGCATGAACTGAAGCAAAAAAAATGCCGTCTGGATTTAGTGATGGATTCCGAAGTGAACCGGGTGCGCCTGCGCAGCCATGAAAATGACCTGATCCAGGTATTGACGGTGCTGGTCAACAATGCCGGTGATGCGTATAAAGGAAAAGGCGGCGCCGTCAAGGTGCTGATGGCGATCAAATGGAGCCGGCTGGTGATCCGGGTCGAGGACGAGGGCTGCGGCATCAGTCCGGAAGTCGCGGCCAAGCTGTTTCGCGAGATGATTACGACCAAAGGGAAACACGGCACCGGGCTTGGACTTTATACGACCTATTCGATCATCCGCGGCCGTTTTCATGGCAGCATTTCATTTGCCACTTCGAAGAACGGGACGCAGTTTACCTTAGAATTGCCGCTGGCAGAGGAGCGAGGATGA
- a CDS encoding helix-turn-helix domain-containing protein — protein sequence MAKKKFKIMILDDDKALVRVLAAHLADYETVGLTDESEALERLRTEEFDLLILDYLLTDSNGEVVVKKIREFNQNLYILLLTGCGPNTLEPMEALKEWDIQFYCEKSADIERTMLIIESAIKSIVFLRGKRVSFADRLKEMRARHGHSQEQLAQMVGVKRSAVANWEQGGEVTLENLKRLCAIYRVSMDYMIGNIF from the coding sequence ATGGCGAAGAAAAAATTTAAGATCATGATTTTGGATGATGACAAGGCGCTGGTTCGTGTTTTGGCAGCGCATCTGGCGGATTATGAAACTGTGGGACTTACTGATGAGAGCGAGGCGCTCGAGCGTTTGCGCACGGAGGAGTTCGACCTCTTGATTCTCGATTATCTGCTGACGGACAGCAACGGCGAAGTGGTCGTCAAAAAGATTCGCGAATTCAATCAGAATCTGTATATTTTGCTTTTGACCGGCTGCGGGCCGAATACGCTGGAGCCGATGGAAGCATTAAAGGAATGGGACATTCAATTTTACTGCGAGAAAAGCGCGGACATCGAGCGGACGATGTTGATCATCGAAAGCGCGATCAAGAGCATCGTCTTTCTGCGCGGCAAACGGGTCTCGTTTGCCGATCGGCTGAAGGAAATGCGCGCACGGCATGGCCATAGCCAGGAACAGCTGGCGCAGATGGTCGGCGTCAAGCGCAGCGCGGTCGCGAACTGGGAACAGGGCGGTGAAGTCACGCTGGAAAATCTGAAACGTTTGTGCGCGATTTATCGCGTCAGCATGGACTACATGATCGGCAATATTTTTTAA
- a CDS encoding acyltransferase family protein, with the protein MQQALSEAKGETKKRVRERLYFFDNLRTAIILLVIVFHVAISFMHKPPQWWYVIDTQNSKLFDLFVMLADVFIMPVLFLTAGYFALPALLRKGGSAFWRSKGLRIVLPWLCGVMLFAPLITYMIYFSRTPTPPPYIPYWSEKFFLSQDYNQAHYWFLGALAWFYAALTAAFYLKPKRFYPSKSPQHPTTRAFILFGFVTAGGFLVGNLFMPADAWFHKLYVFSFQPSRVFLCFAYFCLGVYAWKKRWFTAKGYQPALRNWLPLTGLSLMVFVAYRLAFTLETPVPLLFKVGHGIVHAFFCLAMTFALLAAFRTYGNGAGPVWRNLAKNSYGIYYIHQFFVLALTYVVQKWTVSVWLKYSGVSLTALLSCWLCAELIRRFLPRES; encoded by the coding sequence ATGCAGCAAGCGCTTAGCGAAGCAAAAGGGGAAACGAAGAAACGGGTGCGGGAACGCTTATATTTTTTTGATAATTTACGTACGGCGATCATCCTGCTGGTCATCGTCTTTCATGTCGCGATCAGTTTCATGCATAAACCGCCGCAGTGGTGGTATGTCATTGACACGCAAAACAGCAAGCTCTTCGATCTGTTCGTCATGCTTGCCGACGTCTTCATCATGCCGGTCCTCTTCCTTACCGCCGGCTATTTCGCGTTGCCCGCGCTGCTGCGCAAAGGCGGCAGCGCTTTTTGGCGGAGCAAGGGGCTGCGCATCGTACTGCCCTGGCTTTGCGGCGTGATGCTGTTTGCGCCGTTGATCACTTATATGATCTATTTCAGCCGTACCCCGACGCCGCCGCCTTATATTCCTTACTGGAGCGAAAAGTTTTTTCTTTCGCAGGATTATAACCAGGCACATTATTGGTTTTTAGGCGCGCTGGCCTGGTTCTACGCGGCACTGACCGCCGCTTTTTATCTGAAGCCAAAACGTTTTTATCCCAGCAAGTCGCCGCAGCATCCGACGACTCGCGCCTTTATCCTGTTCGGTTTCGTGACCGCAGGCGGTTTTCTGGTCGGCAATCTCTTTATGCCGGCCGATGCCTGGTTTCACAAACTGTATGTGTTTTCCTTCCAGCCCAGTCGCGTTTTCTTGTGCTTCGCCTATTTCTGCCTTGGCGTCTATGCGTGGAAAAAGCGCTGGTTTACGGCGAAAGGCTATCAGCCGGCCTTGCGAAACTGGCTGCCGCTGACAGGTCTGTCATTAATGGTTTTTGTCGCGTACCGTCTGGCTTTCACCTTAGAAACGCCGGTACCGCTTTTATTTAAAGTCGGACATGGAATCGTCCATGCGTTCTTTTGCCTGGCGATGACGTTTGCGTTACTGGCCGCATTCCGAACTTACGGCAACGGAGCGGGTCCGGTCTGGCGCAATCTGGCGAAGAATTCGTACGGCATCTACTATATCCATCAGTTTTTCGTTCTGGCGTTGACTTATGTCGTGCAGAAATGGACGGTGTCGGTCTGGTTGAAATATAGCGGCGTATCGCTGACTGCGCTGCTGTCGTGCTGGCTTTGCGCGGAACTGATTCGTCGCTTTTTGCCGCGCGAAAGTTGA